One window of Candidatus Methylomirabilota bacterium genomic DNA carries:
- a CDS encoding fumarate reductase subunit C, protein MSAETRHTLYHPRWYRRRVSVWWWLQNPTYTGFVLRELTSVFVAFFAVVYLWQLRALVQGPEAYAHFLACLGTLFFLALHGVAFVFILFHAVTWFNLAPKAMVVRLRGKRAPDWVVIGLNYAAWLSLSGAVALILLRG, encoded by the coding sequence ATGAGCGCCGAGACCCGCCACACCCTGTACCATCCGCGTTGGTACCGTCGCCGCGTCTCGGTCTGGTGGTGGTTACAGAACCCAACCTACACCGGCTTCGTCCTGCGTGAGCTCACGAGTGTCTTCGTGGCCTTCTTCGCGGTGGTCTATCTCTGGCAGCTCCGCGCCCTCGTGCAAGGCCCGGAGGCCTATGCTCACTTCCTCGCGTGCCTGGGGACGCTCTTCTTCCTCGCCCTCCACGGCGTAGCGTTTGTCTTCATCCTCTTCCATGCCGTCACCTGGTTCAATCTGGCTCCCAAAGCGATGGTGGTGCGGTTGCGGGGCAAGCGGGCGCCCGACTGGGTCGTTATTGGCCTGAACTACGCGGCCTGGCTTTCTCTTTCCGGTGCCGTGGCGCTTATTCTGCTTCGGGGATAG